The proteins below come from a single Mycobacterium parmense genomic window:
- a CDS encoding esterase family protein, producing MRVGRRGAAAVLRAICGAVLAVVFGGVTVTAGIPGAARAAGYESLMVPSAAMGRDIPVAFLAGGPHAVYLLDPFDAGPDVSNWVTAGNAMNTLAGKGISVVAPAGGAYSMYTNWEQDGSKQWDTFLSSELPDWLAANKGLAPGGHAAVGAAQGGYAAMALAAFHPDRFGFAGSMSGFLYPSSTNYNGAILAGLQQFGGVDGNGMWGAPQLGRWKWHDPYVHASLLAQNNTRVWVYSPTNDGASDPAAMIGQASAAMGSAREFYQQYRSVGGHNGHFDLPGGGDNGWGSWSGQLGAMSGDIVGAIR from the coding sequence ATGAGGGTCGGACGACGGGGCGCGGCGGCGGTGCTGAGGGCGATCTGTGGTGCCGTGCTGGCGGTGGTCTTCGGCGGCGTGACCGTGACGGCGGGGATTCCCGGAGCGGCGCGCGCGGCCGGCTACGAGAGCCTCATGGTCCCGTCCGCCGCGATGGGCCGCGACATCCCGGTGGCCTTCCTGGCCGGCGGCCCGCACGCGGTCTACCTGCTCGATCCCTTCGACGCCGGCCCGGACGTCAGCAACTGGGTCACCGCCGGCAACGCGATGAACACCCTGGCCGGCAAGGGCATCTCGGTGGTGGCGCCCGCCGGCGGCGCCTACAGCATGTACACCAACTGGGAGCAGGACGGCAGCAAGCAGTGGGACACCTTCCTGTCCAGCGAGCTGCCGGACTGGCTGGCGGCCAACAAGGGCCTCGCCCCGGGCGGTCACGCCGCCGTGGGTGCCGCGCAGGGCGGCTACGCCGCGATGGCGCTGGCCGCGTTTCATCCCGACCGCTTCGGCTTCGCCGGCTCGATGTCGGGCTTCCTGTACCCGTCGAGCACCAACTACAACGGCGCGATCCTGGCGGGGCTGCAACAGTTCGGTGGCGTCGACGGCAACGGCATGTGGGGTGCGCCGCAGCTGGGCCGGTGGAAGTGGCACGACCCCTACGTGCACGCCTCGCTGCTGGCCCAGAACAACACCCGCGTGTGGGTGTACAGCCCCACCAACGACGGGGCCAGCGATCCGGCGGCCATGATCGGCCAGGCGTCGGCGGCCATGGGCAGTGCCCGCGAGTTCTACCAGCAGTACCGCAGCGTCGGCGGGCACAACGGCCACTTCGACCTGCCGGGCGGCGGCGACAACGGCTGGGGTTCGTGGTCCGGCCAGCTGGGTGCCATGTCCGGGGACATCGTCGGCGCCATCCGCTAG
- the culp6 gene encoding carboxylesterase Culp6, with product MTTKSRRRRHRILAWVAALSVAGVVLLVVALAAVLLRSHEAPPSAVPPGVLPPSSTTTHPHKPRPASQDSSCPDVEVIAVPGTWESSPQDDPRNPTQFPNALLLKVTGPLSSQFPGSRMRTYTVAYTAQFHNPLSGDTQMSYNQSRAEGTRALVQAMTDINNKCPLTSYVLMGFSQGAVIAGDVASDIGNGRGPVDDDLVLGVTLIADGRRQQGVGNDVGPNPPGQGAEVTLQEVPVLSGLGLTMTGPRPGGFGALNDKTNEICAPGDLICAAPEEAFSVANLPNTLNTLAGGAGQPVHALYATTQCWSLDGQPATDWTLNWAQGLVAGAPHPKHG from the coding sequence ATGACCACGAAATCCCGGCGCAGACGCCACCGGATCCTCGCGTGGGTCGCCGCCCTCTCGGTGGCCGGCGTCGTGCTGCTGGTGGTGGCGCTCGCGGCGGTCTTGCTGCGCAGCCACGAAGCGCCGCCCAGCGCGGTGCCACCGGGGGTGCTACCCCCGTCGTCGACGACGACGCACCCGCACAAGCCGCGGCCCGCCTCCCAGGACTCCTCCTGCCCCGACGTGGAGGTGATCGCGGTGCCGGGCACCTGGGAGTCGTCCCCGCAGGATGACCCGCGCAACCCCACGCAGTTCCCGAACGCGTTGCTGCTCAAGGTGACTGGGCCGCTGTCCAGCCAGTTTCCGGGTTCGCGGATGCGGACGTACACGGTGGCGTACACGGCACAGTTCCACAACCCGCTCAGCGGTGACACCCAGATGTCCTACAACCAGAGCCGCGCCGAGGGCACCCGCGCGCTGGTGCAGGCGATGACCGACATCAACAACAAGTGCCCGCTGACCAGCTACGTGTTGATGGGTTTCTCCCAGGGCGCGGTGATCGCCGGGGATGTCGCCAGCGACATCGGCAACGGCCGCGGACCGGTCGACGACGACCTGGTGCTCGGTGTGACGCTGATCGCCGACGGTCGGCGGCAGCAGGGCGTGGGCAACGACGTGGGGCCCAACCCCCCCGGGCAGGGCGCCGAGGTCACGCTGCAGGAAGTGCCGGTGTTGTCCGGGCTCGGCCTGACCATGACGGGTCCGCGGCCGGGCGGCTTCGGCGCGCTCAACGACAAGACCAACGAGATCTGCGCCCCGGGCGACCTGATCTGCGCAGCGCCCGAGGAGGCGTTCAGCGTGGCCAACCTGCCGAACACGCTGAACACGCTGGCCGGTGGAGCGGGCCAGCCGGTGCACGCGCTGTACGCCACGACGCAGTGCTGGAGCCTGGACGGCCAGCCGGCGACCGACTGGACGCTGAACTGGGCGCAGGGTCTGGTCGCCGGTGCGCCCCACCCGAAGCACGGCTGA
- the fadD32 gene encoding long-chain-fatty-acid--AMP ligase FadD32, with protein MVYHNPFIVNGRITFPDNTNLVLHVEKWARVRGDRLAYRFLDFSTERDGIARDIVWRDFSMRNRAVGARLQQVTKPGDRIAILCPQNLDYLIAFFGALYAGRIAVPLFDPSEPGHVGRLHAVLDDCAPSTILTTTEAAEGVRKFIRARSAKERPRVIAVDAVPDEVASTWQPPEATEETIAYLQYTSGSTRTPTGVQISQLNLPTNVLQVLVALQGTEGDRGCSWLPFFHDMGLITALLSPVLGHDFTFMTPAAFVRRPGRWIRELARKPGETGGVFSAAPNFAFEHAAVRGLPRDDEPPLDLSNVKGILNGSEPVSPASMRKFYEAFAPYGLQETAIKPSYGLAEATLFVSTTPMNEKPRVIHVDRDQLNNQRFVEVAADAPNAVAQVSAGEVGVDEWAVIVDPESASELPDGQIGEIWLHGKNLGLGYWGKEEETTDVFKNILKSRVAASHAEGAADDGLWVRTGDYGVYHDGHLYIAGRIKDLVIVDGRNHYPQDLEYSAQEASRALRTGYVAAFSVPANQLPQEVFDNPHVGLKYDAEDSSEQLVIVAERAAGTHKLDYQPIADDIRAAIAVQHGVTVRDLLLVQAGTIPRTSSGKIGRRACRAAYLDGSLRSGVGSPTAFASATD; from the coding sequence ATGGTCTACCACAACCCATTCATCGTCAACGGAAGAATCACGTTCCCCGACAACACGAACCTGGTCCTTCACGTCGAGAAATGGGCGAGGGTGCGCGGCGACCGCCTGGCCTACCGGTTCCTCGATTTCTCCACCGAACGCGACGGGATCGCGCGCGACATCGTCTGGCGCGATTTCAGCATGCGCAACAGGGCCGTGGGCGCCCGCCTGCAGCAGGTCACCAAGCCCGGCGATCGCATCGCCATCCTGTGCCCGCAGAACCTCGATTACCTCATCGCGTTCTTCGGCGCGTTGTACGCCGGCAGGATCGCGGTGCCGTTGTTCGACCCGAGCGAGCCGGGACACGTCGGCCGCCTGCACGCCGTGCTCGACGACTGCGCCCCGTCGACCATCCTGACCACCACCGAGGCCGCCGAGGGCGTCCGCAAGTTCATCCGTGCCCGCTCCGCGAAGGAGCGCCCGCGCGTGATCGCCGTCGACGCGGTGCCCGACGAGGTCGCCTCCACCTGGCAGCCGCCCGAGGCGACCGAGGAGACCATCGCCTACCTGCAGTACACATCCGGTTCCACCCGGACACCGACCGGTGTCCAGATCAGCCAGCTCAACCTGCCCACGAACGTGCTGCAGGTGCTGGTGGCGCTGCAGGGCACCGAAGGCGACCGCGGGTGCTCGTGGCTGCCGTTCTTCCACGACATGGGCCTGATCACGGCGCTGCTGTCGCCGGTGCTCGGTCACGACTTCACCTTCATGACGCCCGCCGCGTTCGTCCGCCGGCCCGGCCGGTGGATCCGTGAGCTGGCGCGCAAGCCGGGCGAGACCGGCGGTGTGTTCTCGGCCGCCCCGAACTTCGCGTTCGAGCACGCCGCGGTGCGCGGCCTGCCCCGCGACGACGAGCCGCCCCTGGACCTGAGCAACGTCAAGGGCATCCTCAACGGCAGCGAGCCGGTCAGCCCGGCCTCGATGCGCAAGTTCTACGAGGCCTTCGCCCCCTACGGGCTGCAGGAGACCGCCATCAAGCCGTCGTACGGCCTGGCGGAAGCCACGTTGTTCGTCTCGACCACGCCGATGAACGAGAAGCCCAGGGTCATCCACGTCGACCGGGACCAGCTGAACAACCAGCGCTTCGTCGAGGTCGCGGCCGACGCGCCGAACGCCGTCGCCCAGGTGTCGGCGGGCGAGGTCGGCGTCGACGAGTGGGCGGTCATCGTCGATCCCGAGTCGGCGAGCGAGTTGCCGGACGGGCAGATCGGCGAGATCTGGCTGCACGGCAAGAACCTGGGGCTCGGCTACTGGGGCAAAGAGGAAGAGACGACCGACGTCTTCAAGAACATCCTCAAGTCCCGGGTCGCCGCGTCGCATGCCGAGGGAGCAGCCGACGACGGCCTGTGGGTGCGCACCGGCGACTACGGCGTCTACCACGACGGGCACCTCTATATTGCGGGCCGCATCAAGGACCTGGTGATCGTCGACGGCCGCAACCACTACCCGCAGGACCTCGAGTACTCGGCCCAGGAAGCCAGCCGCGCCCTGCGCACCGGTTACGTCGCCGCGTTCTCGGTCCCGGCCAACCAGCTCCCCCAGGAAGTGTTCGACAACCCGCACGTCGGACTCAAGTACGACGCCGAGGACTCCTCCGAGCAGCTGGTCATCGTGGCCGAGCGCGCCGCCGGCACGCACAAGCTCGACTACCAGCCCATCGCCGACGACATCCGCGCGGCCATCGCCGTGCAGCACGGGGTGACCGTCCGCGACCTGCTGCTTGTGCAGGCCGGCACCATCCCCCGCACCTCCAGCGGCAAGATCGGCCGCCGGGCCTGCCGCGCCGCCTACCTCGACGGCAGCCTGCGGAGCGGCGTCGGGTCCCCGACCGCCTTCGCCAGCGCGACCGACTGA
- the pks13 gene encoding polyketide synthase Pks13 (Pks13 is a key enzyme in mycolic acid biosynthesis.), producing MTVPEMRQWLRNYVAKCTGQSPDSIDESVPMVELGMSSRDAVAMAADIEDLTGVTLSVAVAFQHPTIESLATRIVEGEPEADTSLDGNTDWTRKGPAERVDIAIVGLSTRFPGDMNTPDEMWQALVEGRDAITDLPEGRWSEFLDEPRLADRMVNAQTRGGYLKDIKGFDSEFFAVAKTEADNIDPQQRMALELTWEALEYARIPASSLRGKAVGVYVGVSNNDYAMMAVSDPTTAHPYAITGTATSIIANRVSYFYDFRGPSVAVDTACSSSLVAVHQAVQALRNGECDAAVAGGVNALITPAVTLGFDEIGAVLSPDGRIKSFSSDADGYIRSEGAGMLVLKRVDDARRDGDQILAVIAGSAINHDGRSNGLIAPNQDAQADVLRRAYKDAGIDPRNVDYIEAHGTGTVLGDPIEAEALGRIVGRGRPADRPALLGAVKSNIGHLESAAGVASMAKVVLALQHDKLPPSINFAGPSPYIDWDATHLKVVDTATDWPRYGGYALAGVSSFGFGGANAHVVVREVLPRDVVEKEPAPESPAAAEAEPAQAPSPGTFEGHSLRFDDFGNIITDTPAAEEEYELPGVTEEALRLKEIALEELAAKEAAEPTRPLIPLAVSAFLTSRKKAAAAELADWMDSPEGRASSLEAIGRSLSRRNHGRSRAVVLAHDHDEAIKGLRAVAEGKQRPGVFSADGPVTSGPVWAMAGFGAQHRKMGKNLYLRNDVFAEWIEKVDALIQDERGYSVLELILDDSHEYGIETSNVVIFAIQIALGELLKHHGAKPAAVIGQSLGEPASAYFSGGLSLADATRVICSRSHLMGEGEAMLFGEYIRFMALVEYSADELKTVFADFPGLEVCVYAAPSQTVIGGPPEQIDAIVARAEAEGRFARKLQTKGAGHTSQMDPLLGEFSAELQGIHPLSPTTGIFSTVHEGSFVKPGSDPIHDVAYWVKGMRHSVYFTHGVRNAVDSGYTTFLELAPNPVALMQIGLTTAAAGLPDAQLIPTLAKKQDDVESMISAMAQLYVYGHDLDIWTLFTRRSADRFDPQDYANIPPTRFKRKDHWLQVSFSAGSSAVIMPGAHVALPDGRHVWEYAPRIFTGLEATDLEALVKSAAAEVLEDAQLTASEVRAVPPQGSALVTTLTRHPGGASVQVHARVGESFTLVYDALVARAGAQSVLPAALGAGAGIAAGLPAAPAVEAQAPTPDRGAETVQDSLTSRYLPSDTARWSPDSGETIGERLGMIVGVAMGYEPEDLPWEVPLVELGLDSLMAVRIKNRVEYDFDLPPIQLTAVRDANLYNVEKLIEYAVEHRDEVSQLHEYQQTHTPEEVAKAQAELISGATPATAAAPAPDPQAEPQTQPQPASDIPVPPPPTDPSGPSGSTNGAGQPNLKAAADALNQEAIAKALNSDVPPRDAAERVTFATWAIVTGKSPGGIFNPLPRLDQATAAKMATRLSERAEGPITAEDVLTSQNIEALADKVRGYLEAGELDGFVRTIRAPQNDSQVPVFVFHPAGGSTVVYEPLLNRLPADTPMYGLERVEGTVQERAAQYVPKLLEINKDKPFVLVGWSLGGALAYACAIGLKRMGADVAFVGMIDTVRAGEEIPQTKEETRKRWDRYAKFAERTFNVEIPAIPYEQLEELDDEGQVKFVLDVVQQSGVQIPGGIVEHQRTSYLDNRALETVEIEPYDGHVTLYMADRYHDDVIEFEPRYAVRKPDGGWGEYVADLEVVPIGGEHIQAIDEPIIAKVGAHLGGVLGNVESHTRRTSEVSK from the coding sequence ATGACGGTGCCGGAGATGCGGCAGTGGCTGCGCAACTACGTCGCCAAGTGCACCGGGCAGTCGCCCGACTCGATCGACGAGTCGGTGCCGATGGTGGAGCTGGGGATGTCCTCGCGCGACGCCGTGGCCATGGCCGCCGACATCGAGGACCTGACCGGCGTCACGCTGTCGGTCGCGGTGGCCTTCCAGCACCCGACCATCGAGTCGCTGGCCACCCGGATCGTCGAGGGCGAACCCGAGGCGGACACCTCCCTGGACGGCAACACCGACTGGACGCGCAAGGGCCCGGCCGAGCGCGTCGACATCGCGATCGTCGGTCTGTCCACCCGCTTCCCGGGGGACATGAACACCCCGGACGAGATGTGGCAGGCGCTGGTGGAAGGTCGCGACGCCATCACCGACCTGCCCGAAGGGCGCTGGTCGGAGTTCCTGGACGAGCCACGGCTGGCCGACCGCATGGTCAACGCCCAGACCCGCGGCGGCTACCTGAAGGACATCAAGGGCTTCGACTCGGAGTTCTTCGCGGTGGCCAAGACCGAGGCCGACAACATCGACCCGCAGCAGCGGATGGCGCTGGAGCTGACCTGGGAGGCGCTGGAGTACGCCCGCATCCCGGCATCCAGCCTGCGCGGCAAGGCCGTCGGCGTCTACGTCGGCGTGTCCAACAACGACTACGCGATGATGGCGGTCTCGGACCCGACGACGGCACACCCCTACGCCATCACCGGCACCGCCACCTCGATCATCGCCAACCGGGTGTCCTACTTCTACGACTTCCGCGGTCCCTCGGTGGCCGTCGACACCGCGTGCTCGAGCTCGCTGGTGGCGGTCCACCAGGCCGTGCAGGCGCTGCGCAACGGCGAGTGCGACGCCGCGGTGGCCGGCGGGGTCAACGCGCTGATCACGCCCGCGGTGACGCTGGGCTTCGACGAGATCGGCGCGGTGTTGTCCCCGGACGGCCGGATCAAGTCGTTCTCGTCGGACGCCGACGGCTACATCCGCTCCGAGGGCGCCGGGATGCTGGTGCTCAAGCGGGTCGACGACGCCCGCCGCGACGGCGACCAGATCCTGGCCGTCATCGCCGGCAGCGCGATCAACCACGACGGCCGGTCCAACGGCCTGATCGCGCCGAACCAGGACGCGCAGGCAGACGTGCTGCGCCGGGCCTACAAGGACGCCGGCATCGACCCGCGCAACGTCGACTACATCGAGGCGCACGGCACCGGGACGGTGCTCGGCGACCCGATCGAGGCCGAGGCGCTGGGCCGCATCGTCGGCCGCGGGCGCCCCGCCGACCGTCCCGCGTTGCTCGGCGCGGTCAAAAGCAACATCGGCCACCTGGAGTCGGCGGCCGGTGTGGCCAGCATGGCCAAGGTGGTGCTGGCGCTGCAGCACGACAAGCTGCCGCCGTCCATCAACTTCGCCGGCCCCAGCCCCTACATCGACTGGGACGCGACGCACCTGAAGGTGGTCGACACGGCCACCGACTGGCCGCGGTACGGCGGATACGCGCTGGCCGGGGTGTCCAGCTTCGGCTTCGGCGGGGCCAACGCCCACGTCGTCGTGCGCGAGGTCCTGCCGCGTGACGTCGTCGAGAAGGAACCCGCGCCCGAATCCCCGGCGGCCGCCGAGGCGGAGCCCGCTCAAGCGCCGTCGCCGGGAACCTTCGAAGGCCACTCGCTGCGCTTCGACGATTTCGGCAACATCATCACCGACACCCCCGCGGCCGAAGAGGAATACGAGCTGCCGGGCGTCACCGAGGAGGCGCTGCGGCTCAAGGAGATCGCGCTCGAAGAGCTCGCGGCCAAGGAAGCCGCCGAGCCGACCAGGCCGCTGATCCCGCTGGCGGTGTCGGCGTTTCTGACCTCCCGCAAGAAGGCGGCCGCCGCCGAGCTGGCCGACTGGATGGACAGCCCGGAGGGCCGGGCGTCGTCTCTGGAGGCGATCGGGCGGTCGCTGTCGCGGCGCAACCACGGCCGCTCGCGCGCGGTGGTGCTGGCGCACGACCACGACGAGGCCATCAAGGGCCTGCGCGCCGTCGCCGAGGGCAAGCAGCGCCCAGGCGTTTTCAGCGCCGACGGGCCGGTGACCAGCGGCCCGGTGTGGGCGATGGCCGGTTTCGGCGCGCAGCACCGCAAGATGGGCAAGAACCTGTATCTGCGCAACGACGTCTTCGCCGAGTGGATCGAAAAGGTCGACGCGCTGATCCAGGACGAGCGGGGCTACTCGGTGCTCGAGCTGATCCTCGACGACTCGCACGAATACGGCATAGAGACCAGCAACGTCGTCATCTTCGCGATCCAGATCGCGCTGGGTGAGCTGCTCAAGCACCACGGCGCCAAACCGGCCGCGGTGATCGGGCAGTCGCTGGGCGAGCCCGCATCGGCCTACTTCTCCGGCGGGCTGTCCCTGGCCGACGCCACCCGCGTGATCTGCTCACGCTCGCACCTGATGGGCGAGGGCGAGGCGATGCTGTTCGGCGAGTACATCCGCTTCATGGCGCTCGTCGAATACTCCGCCGACGAGCTCAAGACGGTGTTCGCCGACTTCCCCGGCCTCGAGGTGTGCGTCTACGCCGCGCCCAGCCAGACCGTCATCGGCGGTCCGCCCGAACAGATCGACGCGATCGTCGCCCGCGCCGAGGCCGAAGGCCGCTTCGCCCGCAAGCTGCAGACCAAGGGCGCCGGCCACACCTCGCAGATGGATCCGCTGCTCGGTGAGTTCTCCGCGGAGCTGCAGGGCATCCACCCGCTGAGCCCGACCACCGGAATCTTCTCGACCGTGCACGAGGGCAGTTTCGTCAAGCCCGGCAGCGATCCCATCCACGACGTGGCGTATTGGGTGAAGGGGATGCGGCATTCCGTCTACTTCACCCACGGCGTCCGCAACGCGGTCGACAGCGGCTACACCACCTTCCTCGAGCTGGCGCCCAACCCGGTGGCGCTGATGCAGATCGGCCTGACCACCGCCGCCGCGGGCCTGCCGGATGCGCAACTGATCCCGACACTGGCCAAGAAGCAGGACGACGTCGAGTCGATGATCTCGGCCATGGCGCAGCTCTACGTCTACGGTCACGACCTGGACATCTGGACGCTGTTCACGCGGCGTTCCGCCGACCGGTTCGACCCCCAGGACTACGCGAACATCCCGCCGACACGGTTCAAGCGCAAGGACCACTGGCTGCAGGTGTCGTTCTCGGCGGGCAGCAGTGCGGTGATCATGCCCGGCGCCCACGTGGCACTGCCGGACGGGCGCCACGTGTGGGAGTACGCGCCCCGGATCTTCACGGGCCTGGAGGCGACCGACCTGGAGGCGTTGGTCAAATCCGCCGCCGCCGAGGTGCTCGAGGACGCGCAGCTGACCGCCTCGGAGGTGCGGGCGGTGCCCCCGCAAGGCTCCGCCCTGGTGACGACGCTGACCCGGCACCCCGGCGGCGCCTCGGTTCAGGTCCACGCCCGGGTCGGGGAGTCCTTCACGCTGGTGTACGACGCCCTGGTGGCGCGGGCCGGTGCCCAGTCGGTGCTGCCCGCCGCCCTCGGTGCGGGCGCGGGGATCGCGGCCGGCCTGCCGGCGGCCCCCGCCGTCGAAGCCCAGGCCCCCACGCCGGATCGGGGCGCCGAAACCGTCCAGGACAGCCTGACCAGCCGCTACCTGCCGTCCGACACGGCCAGGTGGTCGCCGGACTCCGGTGAGACCATCGGGGAGCGGCTCGGCATGATCGTCGGCGTCGCGATGGGTTACGAACCCGAGGACCTCCCGTGGGAGGTGCCGCTGGTCGAGCTGGGCCTGGACTCGCTGATGGCGGTGCGCATCAAGAACCGCGTCGAATACGACTTCGACCTGCCGCCGATCCAGCTGACCGCGGTGCGCGACGCCAACCTGTACAACGTCGAGAAGCTGATCGAGTACGCGGTCGAGCACCGCGACGAGGTGTCCCAGCTGCACGAGTACCAGCAGACACACACGCCCGAGGAGGTCGCCAAGGCACAGGCGGAGTTGATCAGCGGCGCAACGCCCGCCACGGCGGCCGCGCCGGCGCCCGACCCGCAGGCGGAGCCGCAGACGCAGCCGCAGCCGGCGTCCGACATCCCGGTCCCGCCGCCGCCGACCGACCCGTCGGGGCCCTCGGGCTCCACCAACGGGGCCGGGCAGCCGAACCTCAAGGCCGCGGCGGACGCGCTCAACCAGGAGGCGATCGCCAAGGCGCTGAACTCCGACGTGCCGCCGCGCGACGCCGCCGAGCGGGTCACGTTCGCCACCTGGGCGATCGTCACCGGCAAGTCACCGGGCGGCATCTTCAACCCGCTGCCCAGGCTGGACCAGGCCACCGCCGCCAAGATGGCGACCCGGCTCTCCGAGCGCGCCGAGGGCCCGATCACGGCCGAGGACGTGCTGACCTCACAGAACATCGAGGCGCTGGCGGACAAGGTGCGCGGCTACCTCGAGGCCGGCGAACTCGACGGGTTCGTCCGCACCATCCGGGCGCCGCAGAACGATTCGCAGGTACCGGTGTTCGTCTTCCACCCGGCCGGCGGCTCGACGGTGGTGTACGAGCCGCTGCTCAACCGGTTGCCGGCCGACACCCCGATGTACGGCCTGGAGCGGGTCGAGGGAACCGTGCAGGAACGGGCCGCCCAGTACGTTCCCAAGCTCCTCGAGATCAACAAAGACAAGCCCTTCGTCCTGGTCGGCTGGTCCCTGGGCGGCGCCCTGGCCTACGCCTGCGCGATAGGTCTCAAGCGGATGGGCGCCGACGTGGCGTTCGTCGGCATGATCGACACGGTGCGGGCCGGCGAGGAGATCCCGCAGACCAAGGAGGAGACCCGTAAGCGCTGGGACCGGTATGCCAAGTTCGCCGAGCGCACCTTCAACGTCGAGATCCCCGCGATCCCCTACGAGCAGCTGGAGGAGCTCGACGACGAGGGACAGGTCAAGTTCGTCCTCGACGTCGTCCAGCAGAGCGGCGTGCAGATCCCGGGCGGGATCGTCGAGCACCAGCGGACCTCCTACCTGGACAACCGGGCGCTCGAGACCGTCGAGATCGAGCCGTACGACGGCCACGTGACCCTCTACATGGCCGATCGCTACCACGACGACGTCATCGAGTTCGAGCCGCGGTATGCGGTCCGCAAGCCCGACGGCGGCTGGGGTGAGTACGTCGCCGACCTGGAGGTGGTGCCGATCGGCGGCGAGCACATCCAGGCCATCGACGAGCCGATCATCGCCAAGGTCGGCGCTCACCTGGGCGGGGTGCTGGGTAATGTCGAGTCGCACACCCGCCGGACGAGTGAAGTGAGCAAGTAG
- a CDS encoding acyl-CoA carboxylase subunit beta yields MTETAPAPIQHSTAEKLAELNARLELAKEPGGEKAAAKRDKKGIPSARARVHALVDPGTFLEIGALARTPNDPGALYGDGVVTGHAMIDGRPVGVFSHDQTVFQGSVGEMFGRKVARLMEWCAMVGCPIVGINDSAGARIQDTATSLAWYAELGRRHELLSGLVPQISIILGKCAGGAVYSPIQTDLVVAVRDQGYMFVTGPDVIKDVTGEDVTLDELGGADYQARYGNIHQVVESEAAAFQYVRDFLSFLPSNAFDKAPVVNPGLEPEITPSDLELDSIVPDSDNTAYDMHEILLRIFDDGDFLDVAAQAGQAIITGYARVDGRTVGVIANQPMHMSGAIDNEASDKAARFVRFCDAFDVPLVFVVDTPGFLPGVEQEKNGIIKRGGRFLYAVVEADVPKVTITVRKSYGGAYAVMGSRQLTADFNFAWPTARIAVIGADGAAQLLMKRFPDPTTPEAQQIKRDFIEGYNLNMAIPWIAAERGFIDAVIEPHQTRLLIRKSMHLLRDKQLWWRITRKHGLIPV; encoded by the coding sequence GTGACGGAGACCGCCCCAGCGCCCATCCAGCACAGCACCGCCGAGAAGCTGGCCGAGCTGAACGCTCGCCTGGAGCTGGCCAAGGAGCCCGGCGGTGAGAAGGCCGCCGCCAAGCGCGACAAGAAGGGCATCCCGAGCGCCCGCGCCCGCGTCCACGCGCTGGTCGACCCGGGCACGTTCCTCGAGATCGGCGCGTTGGCCCGCACCCCCAACGACCCCGGCGCGCTGTACGGCGACGGGGTGGTCACCGGCCACGCCATGATCGACGGCCGGCCGGTCGGGGTGTTCTCGCACGACCAGACGGTGTTCCAGGGCTCGGTCGGCGAGATGTTCGGCCGCAAGGTGGCCCGGCTGATGGAGTGGTGCGCCATGGTCGGGTGCCCGATCGTCGGCATCAACGACTCGGCCGGCGCCCGCATCCAGGACACCGCCACCTCGCTGGCCTGGTACGCCGAGCTGGGCCGCCGCCACGAGTTGCTCAGCGGGCTGGTTCCGCAGATCTCCATCATCCTCGGCAAATGCGCTGGGGGAGCGGTCTATTCGCCCATCCAGACCGACCTGGTGGTGGCGGTGCGCGACCAGGGCTACATGTTCGTCACCGGCCCCGACGTCATCAAGGACGTGACGGGCGAGGACGTCACCCTCGACGAGCTGGGCGGTGCGGACTACCAGGCCCGCTACGGCAACATCCACCAGGTCGTGGAGTCCGAGGCCGCGGCGTTCCAGTACGTGCGCGACTTCCTGTCGTTCCTGCCGTCCAACGCCTTCGACAAGGCGCCGGTGGTCAACCCGGGGCTGGAACCCGAGATCACCCCGTCGGACCTTGAGCTCGACTCGATCGTCCCCGACTCGGACAACACGGCCTACGACATGCACGAGATCCTGCTGCGGATCTTCGACGACGGCGACTTCCTCGACGTCGCGGCGCAGGCCGGGCAGGCCATCATCACCGGCTACGCCCGGGTCGACGGCCGCACGGTCGGCGTGATCGCCAACCAGCCCATGCATATGTCCGGTGCCATCGACAACGAGGCCTCCGACAAGGCCGCGCGGTTCGTCCGGTTCTGCGACGCGTTCGACGTGCCTCTGGTGTTCGTGGTGGACACGCCCGGCTTCCTGCCCGGCGTGGAGCAGGAGAAGAACGGCATCATCAAGCGCGGCGGGCGGTTCCTGTACGCGGTGGTCGAGGCCGACGTGCCGAAGGTGACGATCACCGTGCGCAAGTCCTACGGCGGCGCCTACGCGGTGATGGGTTCGCGGCAGCTGACCGCGGACTTCAACTTCGCCTGGCCCACCGCGCGCATCGCGGTGATCGGCGCCGACGGCGCCGCGCAGCTGCTGATGAAGCGCTTCCCCGACCCCACGACGCCCGAGGCGCAGCAGATCAAACGCGACTTCATCGAGGGTTACAACCTGAACATGGCGATTCCGTGGATCGCCGCCGAGCGCGGCTTCATCGACGCCGTCATCGAGCCGCACCAGACCCGGCTGCTGATCCGCAAGTCGATGCACCTGCTGCGGGACAAGCAGCTGTGGTGGCGCATCACCCGCAAGCACGGGCTGATCCCGGTCTAG